The Streptomyces sp. NBC_00435 nucleotide sequence ACCGGGGGCCACGGGCTGTGGGCTGAGGGCTACGGGCTACGGGCTACGCAGACTGCGCACGTCCAGATGCCGGAGCACCCGGTCGACGATCTCCGGGTCGGCGCCAGGCTCGCTCCGGGCGGCCAGGACCTCGTGGCGGGCGGCGGACATCATCTCCCGCTGGATGCGCTGGACGTCGCGGATCCGCTCCACCCGCTTCGCGTACGCCTCCCGGCGCTCCTCGTCGACCATGTCGGGGCTGATCCTCGCCCCCACGTCGTAGGCCCGCCGGTAGAGCATCTCCGCCAGGTCCTCGGGAAGGTCCTCCACCTCCTCGATCTCCTTCAGCCGCCGCTTGGCGGCCTTCGCGGCGCGGATCGCGAGGGCGCGGGCGATGTCCGCCTCCGCGTCCGGGTCGGCCTCCACGCCGAGCCGGCGGACCAGCCAGGGCAGGGTCAGCCCCTGGATCACCAGGGTCGCCATGATCACGGCGAAGGCGATGAAGACGATCTGGTCCCGCGCCGGGAACGGCTCCCCCGCTTCCGTCCGGAACGGGATGGCCAGCGCGAGCGCCACCGAGGCCACGCCCCGCATGCCCGCCCACCACATCACCACGGACTCCCGCCAGCTCAGCGGGATCTCCTCCGCGTAGTCGCGCCGCGAGTGCAGCTTCTTCGCGAGCCAGCCGGCGGGCAGCAGCCACAGCAGCCGTACGCCGACCACCACCGCGACCACGGCCGCCGCCCACCCGGCCATCTCATACTCCCGGCCGCGGGCGACACCGAACACGTTGTGCAGCTCCAGCCCGATCAGCCCGAACGCGACACCCGTGACCAGCATGTCGACGACCTCCCAGAACGTGTGCCCGGCCAGCCGGCCCAGCACGTCGTCGGCGTCGTTCGCGTACTCGGCGAGGAACAGCGCCGTGGTCAGCACGGCCAGCACGCCGGAGCCCCGGAACTCCTCGGCCAGCACGTAGGACACGAACGGCACGAGCAGTGTCAGCCCGATCTGGAGGGTGGCATCGCCGAGCCGCCCCATGAGCCGGTTGGTGGCCCAGCCGAGCGCGAGCCCCACGGCGACGGCGACGACGGCCGACAGCACGAACTCCCCGAGCGCGTCGGGCCACGAGAAGCTGCCGCTGACGGCGGCGGCGATGGCCACGTGGTAGAGCACGATGGCGGTGACGTCGTTGAAGAGCCCCTCGCCCTCCAGGATCGACACCATGCGCCGGGGCAGCCCCAGCGATCCGGCCACGGCGGTGGCGGCGACCGGGTCGGGCGGGGCCACGAGCGCGCCGAGTGCGACGGCCCCGGCGATCGGGAGCCCGGGGACGACGGCGTTCGCGGTGACGGCCACGGCCACGGTGGTCACGAAGACCAGGGCGACCGCCAGCAGCAGGATGGGCCGCACATTGGCGGCGAACTGCCGCCAGGAGGTCCGCTGCACGGAGGCGTACAGCAGCGGGGGCAGCACGAGGGGCAGGATGTACTCGGGCGGGACGTCGACGTTCGGCACGACGGGCACCAGCGCGAGCGCCACCCCGCCGAGCGTCATCAGCACCGGCGCGGGCAACCCCAGCCGGTCGCCGAGCGGCACGGTCACCACGGCCCCGAGCAACAACACGAACAGCAGCGCTAGCTGATCCACTCCCTCACCCTGCCACTCCGCCGCCGCCGGGCCGTGCGGCCGGGGCCGGGGACCGCGCCCGCGTGTCGGCCCCGGCCCCGGCCGCAGACCCCGACCGCAGACCCCGGCCGGGGGAATCTCAAGAAGATCGCCGCAGGGGCCAACGAAACCGCGCCGCCGCTCGTGGGAGTCGGTCCGGGTGTTCGCAGCGCCCCGCCGCAGGTGGGACGTCGAGTCCGCGGAGCCGTACGTGCGCCGCGTCATGCTGAACCTCTACCTGGACCAGCACCGCAGGCGGATTCGGTGGAACGCCCTGCTCCCCCGCTTGGCGTCACCGGCTTCCGCGGGGGACGTCAGCGCGGCCAGCGGCGACCGGATGGACATCACGAGCGCGCTCGGCACGCTGTCCCCGCGGCAGCGGGCCTGCACCGTCCCGCGGTTCTACGAGGACCTGTCCGTGGTCCGTACCGGCGCCGCAGGACTGGTGGTCGGCTGCATCGCGGCCGGTGCGGTGCTGACGGTCCAGGTCGTGGGGGCCGCCCCACCGCGCCCAGAAGCCGGCGCGGCCACCGGGCCCGCACCGGCGAACGTCTGTCAGAGCGCACCACCTGCGGATCTCAAGCCAGGACGGGGTGAGCTTCCCCATCACCTTCGAGTTCCGGACCACCAGGGTGGTCGTCACGGTGGTCGACGGTCGCGTGACGTCCGCCCTCGTCGGCTGAATCGCCGCACTCCCGCACGGGCCGCGCCCCGCCGCTACGGCAGGGCGCGCCGCATCGACCGGTGCGGGATGCCCGCGTCCTGGAACTCCGGCCCGTAGGCCACGTACCCGAGCCGCTCGTAGAAGCCCAGCGCATGCGTCTGCGCGCCCAGGTCCACGTACGACAGCCCCAGCCGGGCCGCCTCCGCCTCGATCGCCCGCACCAGCGCGACCCCGGCCCCGAGTCCGCGCGCGGACTTGCGTACGGCCAGCCGGCCCAGGGAGCCGACGTCCGCGGACCCCGTCTTGCCCAGGGCGCGCGGGCCGTGCAGCAGGCGGCCGGTGCCGAGCGCGACCCCGTCCGGCCCTTCGGCCAGTACGTGGACAGCGATCTCGTCGTACGCGTCGTACTCGATCGACTCCGGCACGGACTGCTCGACCACGAACACCTCGGTCCGCACGGCGAAGCACGCCTTCAGGTCCGCCTCCGTGGCGACGACCCGCACCGAGAGTCCGGCGCCCGTCACTCGCTCTCCTTGCGGATCACGTCCAGCGCGTTCTGCAGGTCAGCCGGGTAGGTGCTCGCGAACTCCACCCACTGCCCGTCCGACGGGTGCTCGAACCCGAGCCGCACCGCGTGCAGCCACTGCCGGGTGAGCCCGAGGCGCTTGGCGACGGTCGGGTCGGCGCCGTAGGTCAGGTCGCCCACGCAGGGGTGCTTGTGCGCGGCCATGTGCACGCGGATCTGGTGCGTGCGCCCGGTCTCCAGCTTGATGTCCAGCAGCGACGCGGCGCGGAACGCCTCGATCAGGTCGTAGTGGGTGACGGAGGGCTTGCCCTCCTGGGTCACGGCCCACTTGTAGTCGGCGCTGGGGTGGCGCCCGATCGGCGCGTCGATCGTGCCGCTCATCGGGTCCGGGTGGCCCTGCACCAGCGCGTGGTAGCGCTTGTCGACGATCCGCTCGCGGAACTGGTTCTTCAGCGAGGTGTACGCGCGCTCCGACTTCGCGACGGCCATCAGGCCGGACGTGCCGACGTCGAGGCGGTGCACGATGCCCTGGCGCTCGGAGGCGCCGGAGGTGGAGATGCGGTAGCCGGCGGCGGCCAGGCCGCCGATGACGGTGGTGCCGGTCCAGCCGGGGCTGGGGTGGGCGGCGACGCCGACCGGCTTCATGATGACGACGATGTCGTCGTCGTCATGGACGATCTCCATGCCGGGGACCGGCTCGGCGACGAGCTCGACCTTCCGGGGCGGCTCGGGCATCTCGACCTCGAGCCAGGCGCCACCGTGCACACGCTCGGACTTCCCGACGACACTGCCGTCGACCAGCACCTTTCCCGCGGCCGCGAGTTCGGCCGCCTTCGTCCGGGAGAAACCGAACATACGGGCGATCGCGGCGTCGACGCGCTCGCCCTCTAGGCCATCGGGAACGGGCAGGGTGCGGACCTCGGGAATCGTACTCACCTGTCGAGTATGCAGGACCGGACACACGCCCGGTCCCGCGATCACTCCCCGATCAGTGCCCGACGACGGCCCGATCCCTTCCCGATCAGTCCTTGTGGACGGTGCCGTCCGGGTCCAGGCCCTTGAACGACAGCAGGACGATCAGGATCCCGCCGCACACGATCGCCGAGTCCGCGAGGTTGAAGACCGCGAAGTGGGCCGGCGCGATGAAGTCGACGACCGCTCCGCGGAAGATGCCCGGCGAGCGGAAGATCCGGTCGGTCAGATTGCCCAGCGCACCGCCCAGCAGCAGGCCCAGCGCGATCGCCCACGGCAGGCTGTAGAGCTTGCGCGCCAGCCGCACGATCACCACGATCACGGTGGCGGCGATGCAGGTGAAGATGATCGTGAAGGCCTCGCCGAAGCCGAAGGCGGCGCCGGGGTTGCGGATCGCGTCGAACCTCAGCAGGTCGCCGATGATCTGGATCGGCGGCTGGTGCTCCAGCTTCGCCACGACCAGCATCTTGCTGCCGAGGTCGATCACGTAGGCGAGAACCGCCACGACGAGCAGCGCGACGATCCGCCGCCGCCCCTTGGGCGCGGCGGATTCGGGCTGCGTGCCGTCTTCCCCGACGTCCGGCGTACCGATGATGCGCTCCGCCTCTGCCACGTGAGTCCCTCGAACTAGCTCGAACCAGGTTCCGACCGACCCGCCAGGTCCTGGACCCTGACGAGACACGAGAGTACGTCAGGGCACCCTCCGGCCGCCGCCCCGCCCGGGGCCCGCCGGGCTCCCGCTCAGTGCCCGCCCGGCGCCCGCTCAGCGCACGCTCAGTGCCTCCGCTCCTGCTTCTGCTTGCAGTCCACGCACAGCGTGGCCCGAGGGAAGGCCTGCATCCGCGCCTTGCCGATGGGCTGGCCGCAGTTCTCGCAGATCCCGTACGTGCCCGCCTCGAGGCGTTCCAGGGCCCGCTCCGTCTGTTCCAGCATGGAGGTGGCGTTCGCCGCCAGCTGCAGTTCGGACTCACGGGTGATGTTCTTGGTGCCCGTATCGGCCTGGTCGTCGCCCGCGCCGTCGCCCGAGTCGCGCATCAGGCCCGAGATGGCCACCTCCGAGGCGTCCAGTTCCGCGCGCAGCCGCAGCACCTCGCTCATCAGCTCGCTGCGGGCCTCGTCGACCTCGTCCTGCGTCCAGGGGTCCTCCCCGGGCCGTACGGCGAGCTCGCCGGGGGTACGGGCCGCCACGACCCGCGCCTTGGGCAGCCCGCTGGTCGCGGCCGTGGCCGTCTTCCTGGCCGTACCGGTGCTCTTCTTGGCGACCACTTTGCGGGCTCCCGTCTCGTGCGCGGCCTGCGCCGCCCCCTCGGCCGCGGCCTTCTTGGCCGTGACCTTCTTCGCGGCCGTCTTCGTGACGGCCGCGACCTTCTTGGCAGGCGCCTTCCTGGCCGGCGCCTTCCCGGGAACCGTTTCCTCCGCGGCGGCCGCCTCCGTTCCGGCGGCAGCCTCCTTCGTGGCGGCCGACTTCTCCGCAGCCTTCCCGACAGCCTTCTTGGCAGTACTCCCGGCGGACTTCTTCGCCACCATGGCCGCGGCCCCTTCACATACTGTGATCATTGCTCGCGAATCGTGCCGGAACGATAAATCGACTCCGGCCCCGCGGCAACGGGGCACGCGTCCATCGAGGTCAACCTGCATCCGTTGTGCCCAGCGGGAGGCCCGGTAATCCGCCTCGCCCGCCCCGCCGCACCCCGCGGCGGCCCGTCGGCCCATTCGGGTCATGGCGCCCCCTCCCGGGCCGCCTCCCGCGCCCCCGCGCCACACCCCGTAAACCGGTCTGCCGACCGGTGCCCCGGCCCGTACACTGGGCCCAGCGAGAGGCATGGACGGGGACGAGTAGCGTCGGACGCAGCCAGGAGCGACCCGGGGACGGTGAGAGCCCGGGGGCGAGCGCGATGCGAAGGATCACCCCTGAGCCGCCGGAAGAGCGCAGCACGGAGCCCGCAGGGGTCCCGTACGGCAGGTAGAACCGGCTTCGCACCCCAATGAGGGGGTCGTCGGACCACAGGTCCGGAGGCCAAGGAGGGTGGTACCGCGGGAGCCCAGTCGCTCTCGTCCCTCCGGACGGAAGTGACATCCCGCCGGAGGAAGAGTTCAGCCTCATGACCACACCGCCGCAGTACCGCCCGGTACCCGCCCAGGTCGACCTGCCTGCCCTCGAGCACGGCGTCCTCGACTTCTGGCGCGAGAGCAAGACCTTCGACAAGACGCTGGAGCAGTCCGAGGGACGCCCCGAGTGGGTCTTCTACGAGGGCCCGCCCACCGCGAACGGCATGCCCGGCGCGCACCACATCGAGGCCCGCGTCTTCAAGGACGTCTTCCCGCGCTTCCGCACCATGCGGGGCTACCACGTGGCCCGCAAGGCCGGCTGGGACTGCCACGGCCTGCCCGTCGAGCTGGCCGTCGAGAAGGAACTGGGCTTCAACGGCAAGAAGGACATCGAGGCGTACGGCATCGCCGAGTTCAACGCCAAGTGCCGTGAGTCCGTGACCCGCCACACCGACGCGTTCAGCGAGCTCACGACCCGGATGGGCTACTGGGTCGACCTGGACGACGCCTACCGGACCATGGACCCCGAGTACGTCGAGTCCGTGTGGTGGTCGCTGAAGGAGATCTTCAACAAGGGCCTGCTCACCCAGGACCACCGGGTCGCCCCCTGGTGTCCCCGCTGCGGGACCGGCCTCTCGGACCACGAGCTCGCCCAGGGCTACGAGACGGTCGTCGACCCCTCGGTCTACGTCCGCTTCCCGCTGACCTCCGGCCCCCTCGCGGGCGGGGCGGCGCTGCTCGTCTGGACGACCACCCCCTGGACCCTGGTCTCCAACACCGCCGTCGCCGCGCACCCGGACGTCACGTACGTGGTGGCGACCAACGGGCAGGAGAAGCTGGTCGTCGCCCAGCCCCTGCTGGAGAAGTCCCTCGGCGAGGGCTGGGAGGCCACCGGCGAGTCCTTCACCGGCAAGGAGATGGAGCGCTGGACGTACCGGCGCCCCTTCGACCTGGTCGAGTTCCCCGAGCCCGCCCACTACGTCGTGAACGCCGAGTACGTCACGACCGAGGACGGCACCGGTCTGGTCCACCAGTCCCCCGCCTTCGGCGCCGACGACCTCGCGGTCTGCCGCGCCTACGGCCTGCCCGTCGTGAACCCGGTCCGCCCCGACGGCACCTTCGAGGAGGAGGTCCCGCTGGTCGGCGGCGTCTTCTTCAAGAAGGCCGACGAGAAGCTGACCGCCGACCTCGACGCGCGCGGCCTGCTCTTCAAGCACATCGCCTACGAGCACAGCTACCCGCACTGCTGGCGCTGTCACACCGCCCTGCTCTACTACGCGCAGCCGTCCTGGTACGTCCGCACCACCGCCGTCAAGGACGCGATGCTGCGGGAGAACGAGAAGACCAACTGGTTCCCGGACTCGGTCAAGCAGGGCCGCTTCGGCGACTGGCTGAACAACAACATCGACTGGGCGCTGTCCCGCAACCGCTACTGGGGCACCCCGCTGCCCATCTGGCGCTGCGAGGAGAACCACCTCACGTGCATCGGTTCCCGCGCGGAGCTGTCGGAGCTGACCGGGCAGGACCTCTCCTCCCTGGACCCGCACCGCCCGTACATCGACGACGTCACGTTCCCCTGCACGGCCGAGGGCTGCGCCCTCACCTCCGTGCGCGTGCCCGAGGTCATCGACGCCTGGTACGACTCGGGCTCGATGCCGTTCGCGCAGTGGGGGTACCCGCACAAGAACAAGGAGATCTTCGAGAAGCGCTACCCGGCGCAGTTCATCTCGGAGGCCATCGACCAGACGCGCGGCTGGTTCTACACGCTGATGGCGGTCGGCACCCTCGTCTTCGACAAGTCCTCCTACGAGAACGTGGTCTGCCTGGGCCACATCCTCGCCGAGGACGGCCGCAAGATGTCCAAGCACCTGGGCAACACCCTCGAGCCGATCCAGCTCATGGACCAGCACGGCGCGGACGCGGTGCGGTGGTTCATGGCGGCCGGCGGCTCCCCGTGGGCGGCGCGGCGCGTGGGCCACGGCACGATCCAGGAGGTCGTGCGCAAGACGCTCCTCACGTACTGGAACACGGTCGCCTTCCAGGCCCTGTACGCCCGTACGTCGAACTGGGCCCCGTCGGCCTCCGACCCGGCGCCCGCGGACCGCACGGTCCTGGACCGCTGGCTGCTCTCGGAGCTCCACGCCCTCACGGCCGAGGTCACCGGGGCGATGGAGGCGTACGACACCCAGCGCGCCGGCAAGCTCCTGTCCTCCTTCGTGGACGACCTCTCCAACTGGTACGTCCGCCGCTCCCGCCGCCGCTTCTGGCAGGGTGACGCGGCCGCGCTGCGCACGCTGCACGAGGTCGTGGAGACGGTCACCCGCCTGATGGCCCCGCTGACCCCCTTCATCACGGAGCGGGTCTGGCAGGACATGATCGTCCCGGTCACCCCGGAGGCCCCGGAGTCGGTGCACCTGTCGACGTGGCCCGTCGCGGACACCTCCGCGATCGACCCGGCCCTCTCGCAGCAGATGCTGCTGGTACGCCGCCTCGTCGAGCTGGGCCGTGCGACGCGGGCCGAGTCGGGCGTGAAGACCCGCCAGCCGCTGTCCCGCGCGCTGGTCGCGGTCTCGGGCTTCGAGACCCTCTCCCCCGAGCTGCACTCGCAGATCACGGAGGAGCTGAACGTCTCCTCGCTGGCCTCGCTGTCCGAGGTCGGCGGTTCCCTGGTGGACACGACGGCCAAGGCGAACTTCCGGGCACTGGGCAAGCGGTTCGGCAAGGGCGTGCAGGACGTGGCCAAGGCCGTGGCCGCGGCGGACGCCGCGGCGCTGTCGCTGGCCCTGCGCGGCGGCTCCGCCGAGGTCGAGGTGAACGGCGAGACCGTCGCCCTCACCCCGGAGGAGGTCATCATCACGGAGACCCCCCGCGAGGGCTGGTCGGTGGCGTCCGACTCCGGTGCGACCGTCGCGCTGGACCTGGAGATCACGCCGGAGCTGCGGCTCGCGGGCCTCGCCCGTGACGCGATCCGCCTGATCCAGGAGGCCCGGAAGAACTCCGGTCTGGACGTCGCGGACCGGATCGCGCTGCGGTGGTCCTCCGCGGACCCGGAGGTCGTGACGGCCCTGACGGACCACGCGGGCCTCATCGCGGACGAGGTCCTCGCCACGGACTACGCGTCCGGTGACGCGGACACCACGTACGGTGACCCCTTCACTGACGAGCCCCTCGGCCTGACGTTCCGCCTCCGCA carries:
- a CDS encoding Na+/H+ antiporter, with translation MDQLALLFVLLLGAVVTVPLGDRLGLPAPVLMTLGGVALALVPVVPNVDVPPEYILPLVLPPLLYASVQRTSWRQFAANVRPILLLAVALVFVTTVAVAVTANAVVPGLPIAGAVALGALVAPPDPVAATAVAGSLGLPRRMVSILEGEGLFNDVTAIVLYHVAIAAAVSGSFSWPDALGEFVLSAVVAVAVGLALGWATNRLMGRLGDATLQIGLTLLVPFVSYVLAEEFRGSGVLAVLTTALFLAEYANDADDVLGRLAGHTFWEVVDMLVTGVAFGLIGLELHNVFGVARGREYEMAGWAAAVVAVVVGVRLLWLLPAGWLAKKLHSRRDYAEEIPLSWRESVVMWWAGMRGVASVALALAIPFRTEAGEPFPARDQIVFIAFAVIMATLVIQGLTLPWLVRRLGVEADPDAEADIARALAIRAAKAAKRRLKEIEEVEDLPEDLAEMLYRRAYDVGARISPDMVDEERREAYAKRVERIRDVQRIQREMMSAARHEVLAARSEPGADPEIVDRVLRHLDVRSLRSP
- a CDS encoding GNAT family N-acetyltransferase, with protein sequence MTGAGLSVRVVATEADLKACFAVRTEVFVVEQSVPESIEYDAYDEIAVHVLAEGPDGVALGTGRLLHGPRALGKTGSADVGSLGRLAVRKSARGLGAGVALVRAIEAEAARLGLSYVDLGAQTHALGFYERLGYVAYGPEFQDAGIPHRSMRRALP
- a CDS encoding RluA family pseudouridine synthase, translated to MSTIPEVRTLPVPDGLEGERVDAAIARMFGFSRTKAAELAAAGKVLVDGSVVGKSERVHGGAWLEVEMPEPPRKVELVAEPVPGMEIVHDDDDIVVIMKPVGVAAHPSPGWTGTTVIGGLAAAGYRISTSGASERQGIVHRLDVGTSGLMAVAKSERAYTSLKNQFRERIVDKRYHALVQGHPDPMSGTIDAPIGRHPSADYKWAVTQEGKPSVTHYDLIEAFRAASLLDIKLETGRTHQIRVHMAAHKHPCVGDLTYGADPTVAKRLGLTRQWLHAVRLGFEHPSDGQWVEFASTYPADLQNALDVIRKESE
- the lspA gene encoding signal peptidase II, which codes for MAEAERIIGTPDVGEDGTQPESAAPKGRRRIVALLVVAVLAYVIDLGSKMLVVAKLEHQPPIQIIGDLLRFDAIRNPGAAFGFGEAFTIIFTCIAATVIVVIVRLARKLYSLPWAIALGLLLGGALGNLTDRIFRSPGIFRGAVVDFIAPAHFAVFNLADSAIVCGGILIVLLSFKGLDPDGTVHKD
- a CDS encoding TraR/DksA family transcriptional regulator; the protein is MITVCEGAAAMVAKKSAGSTAKKAVGKAAEKSAATKEAAAGTEAAAAEETVPGKAPARKAPAKKVAAVTKTAAKKVTAKKAAAEGAAQAAHETGARKVVAKKSTGTARKTATAATSGLPKARVVAARTPGELAVRPGEDPWTQDEVDEARSELMSEVLRLRAELDASEVAISGLMRDSGDGAGDDQADTGTKNITRESELQLAANATSMLEQTERALERLEAGTYGICENCGQPIGKARMQAFPRATLCVDCKQKQERRH
- the ileS gene encoding isoleucine--tRNA ligase, with protein sequence MTTPPQYRPVPAQVDLPALEHGVLDFWRESKTFDKTLEQSEGRPEWVFYEGPPTANGMPGAHHIEARVFKDVFPRFRTMRGYHVARKAGWDCHGLPVELAVEKELGFNGKKDIEAYGIAEFNAKCRESVTRHTDAFSELTTRMGYWVDLDDAYRTMDPEYVESVWWSLKEIFNKGLLTQDHRVAPWCPRCGTGLSDHELAQGYETVVDPSVYVRFPLTSGPLAGGAALLVWTTTPWTLVSNTAVAAHPDVTYVVATNGQEKLVVAQPLLEKSLGEGWEATGESFTGKEMERWTYRRPFDLVEFPEPAHYVVNAEYVTTEDGTGLVHQSPAFGADDLAVCRAYGLPVVNPVRPDGTFEEEVPLVGGVFFKKADEKLTADLDARGLLFKHIAYEHSYPHCWRCHTALLYYAQPSWYVRTTAVKDAMLRENEKTNWFPDSVKQGRFGDWLNNNIDWALSRNRYWGTPLPIWRCEENHLTCIGSRAELSELTGQDLSSLDPHRPYIDDVTFPCTAEGCALTSVRVPEVIDAWYDSGSMPFAQWGYPHKNKEIFEKRYPAQFISEAIDQTRGWFYTLMAVGTLVFDKSSYENVVCLGHILAEDGRKMSKHLGNTLEPIQLMDQHGADAVRWFMAAGGSPWAARRVGHGTIQEVVRKTLLTYWNTVAFQALYARTSNWAPSASDPAPADRTVLDRWLLSELHALTAEVTGAMEAYDTQRAGKLLSSFVDDLSNWYVRRSRRRFWQGDAAALRTLHEVVETVTRLMAPLTPFITERVWQDMIVPVTPEAPESVHLSTWPVADTSAIDPALSQQMLLVRRLVELGRATRAESGVKTRQPLSRALVAVSGFETLSPELHSQITEELNVSSLASLSEVGGSLVDTTAKANFRALGKRFGKGVQDVAKAVAAADAAALSLALRGGSAEVEVNGETVALTPEEVIITETPREGWSVASDSGATVALDLEITPELRLAGLARDAIRLIQEARKNSGLDVADRIALRWSSADPEVVTALTDHAGLIADEVLATDYASGDADTTYGDPFTDEPLGLTFRLRKA